Proteins encoded together in one Labrus mixtus chromosome 18, fLabMix1.1, whole genome shotgun sequence window:
- the mtfr1l gene encoding mitochondrial fission regulator 1-like isoform X2, giving the protein METETNKPHGSTRSVVRRIGSTLPLRPPQRACFQELPGLPSLRPMDGPMVPTLADIAWIVADEEETYARVRSDSRPLKHEWRPTPLLVLHRNSSVPNFRREGKRMEGLKKPGVTAMNRTTALQDELSRLRAQIAKIVATDSGSNPLTPDLLSPDDTSMSFSMAPFETVPYQPAATAAASFVISDVTEEEEEEEEEEEDEKDVVSVVSELVPDPLPPVSMTASATFDLDRPSMDFREAEEDTVSLSKSTSFADVMDILKDMNRMKMSKDRYNYNRGCTSLREEDSASLISEALRKKFVLKEEDTAAMKRK; this is encoded by the exons atggaaacagaaaca AATAAGCCTCATGGATCCACCCGTAGTGTTGTGAGAAGAATAGGTTCAACTCTTCCTCTCAGACCTCCACAGAGGGCATGTTTTCAG GAATTACCAGGCCTGCCCTCTCTTCGGCCTATGGATGGCCCTATGGTTCCTACCTTGGCAGACATAGCCTGGATCGTTGCAGATGAAGAAGAGACGTACGCCAGAGTGCG GAGTGACAGTCGTCCCCTGAAACATGAGTGGCGGCCCACGCCTCTCCTGGTGCTCCACAGGAACTCATCCGTGCCCAACTTCCGCCGTGAGGGGAAAAGAATGGAGGGGCTCAAGAAGCCTGGGGTCACGGCGATGAACCGTACCACCGCCCTGCAGGACGAGCTCAGCAGACTGCGGGCACAGATTGCCAAGATAGTGGCAACTGATTCTG gCTCCAACcccctgacccctgaccttctCTCCCCAGACGACACAAGTATGAGCTTCTCCATGGCGCCTTTTGAGACGGTGCCCTACCAGCCGGCTGCCACAGCTGCTGCCTCCTTTGTCAtaagtgatgtcacagaggaggaggaagaggaggaggaggaggaggaagatgagaaaGATGTGGTTTCTGTGGTGTCGGAACTTGTTCCCGACCCTCTGCCGCCTGTTTCCATGACAGCATCAGCGACCTTTGACCTGGACAGACCGAGCATGGACTTccgagaggcagaggaggacacAGTGTCGTTATCAAAGTCCACTAGTTTCGCTGATGTGATGGACATTCTGAAGGATATGAACCGCATGAAGATGAGCAAAGACAG GTACAACTACAACAGAGGCTGTACGTCCCTCAGAGAAGAGGATTCAGCCAGTCTGATTTCAGAAGCTCTGAGGAAAAAGTTTGTCCTGAAGGAAGAAGACACTGCCGCCATGAAACGgaagtga
- the mtfr1l gene encoding mitochondrial fission regulator 1-like isoform X1: METETDVIPIWQNKPHGSTRSVVRRIGSTLPLRPPQRACFQELPGLPSLRPMDGPMVPTLADIAWIVADEEETYARVRSDSRPLKHEWRPTPLLVLHRNSSVPNFRREGKRMEGLKKPGVTAMNRTTALQDELSRLRAQIAKIVATDSGSNPLTPDLLSPDDTSMSFSMAPFETVPYQPAATAAASFVISDVTEEEEEEEEEEEDEKDVVSVVSELVPDPLPPVSMTASATFDLDRPSMDFREAEEDTVSLSKSTSFADVMDILKDMNRMKMSKDRYNYNRGCTSLREEDSASLISEALRKKFVLKEEDTAAMKRK; encoded by the exons atggaaacagaaaca GACGTTATTCCTATCTGGCAGAATAAGCCTCATGGATCCACCCGTAGTGTTGTGAGAAGAATAGGTTCAACTCTTCCTCTCAGACCTCCACAGAGGGCATGTTTTCAG GAATTACCAGGCCTGCCCTCTCTTCGGCCTATGGATGGCCCTATGGTTCCTACCTTGGCAGACATAGCCTGGATCGTTGCAGATGAAGAAGAGACGTACGCCAGAGTGCG GAGTGACAGTCGTCCCCTGAAACATGAGTGGCGGCCCACGCCTCTCCTGGTGCTCCACAGGAACTCATCCGTGCCCAACTTCCGCCGTGAGGGGAAAAGAATGGAGGGGCTCAAGAAGCCTGGGGTCACGGCGATGAACCGTACCACCGCCCTGCAGGACGAGCTCAGCAGACTGCGGGCACAGATTGCCAAGATAGTGGCAACTGATTCTG gCTCCAACcccctgacccctgaccttctCTCCCCAGACGACACAAGTATGAGCTTCTCCATGGCGCCTTTTGAGACGGTGCCCTACCAGCCGGCTGCCACAGCTGCTGCCTCCTTTGTCAtaagtgatgtcacagaggaggaggaagaggaggaggaggaggaggaagatgagaaaGATGTGGTTTCTGTGGTGTCGGAACTTGTTCCCGACCCTCTGCCGCCTGTTTCCATGACAGCATCAGCGACCTTTGACCTGGACAGACCGAGCATGGACTTccgagaggcagaggaggacacAGTGTCGTTATCAAAGTCCACTAGTTTCGCTGATGTGATGGACATTCTGAAGGATATGAACCGCATGAAGATGAGCAAAGACAG GTACAACTACAACAGAGGCTGTACGTCCCTCAGAGAAGAGGATTCAGCCAGTCTGATTTCAGAAGCTCTGAGGAAAAAGTTTGTCCTGAAGGAAGAAGACACTGCCGCCATGAAACGgaagtga